A stretch of the Anaeromyxobacter sp. genome encodes the following:
- a CDS encoding chemotaxis protein CheC, producing MSRPVFTPRQLDALQELTSIGCGAALTALAKLARLRLDMDVPEAWVGAGAGAIAGFLGAMGSELVCAGVKLEGPLTGDLLLALPEADAEALVMALGTPVEAGRFGPLAESAIMESGNIVGSAFVSAVAKVVGETLLLSVPSFARGSGKACVDRLVAHAGSVALATRFTSPARPKLEGLILVMPEPARITRLLAHLDLR from the coding sequence GTGAGCCGGCCGGTCTTCACCCCGCGCCAGCTGGACGCGCTGCAGGAGCTCACCTCCATCGGCTGCGGGGCCGCCCTCACCGCCCTGGCCAAGCTGGCCAGGCTGCGGCTCGACATGGACGTGCCGGAGGCCTGGGTGGGCGCCGGCGCCGGCGCCATCGCCGGCTTCCTCGGCGCCATGGGGAGCGAGCTGGTCTGCGCCGGCGTCAAGCTGGAGGGGCCGCTCACCGGCGACCTCCTGCTGGCGCTGCCCGAGGCCGACGCCGAGGCCCTGGTCATGGCGCTGGGCACGCCGGTCGAGGCCGGCCGCTTCGGGCCGCTGGCCGAGAGCGCCATCATGGAGTCGGGCAACATCGTGGGCTCGGCCTTCGTGTCGGCGGTGGCCAAGGTGGTGGGCGAGACCCTGCTCCTCTCGGTGCCGTCCTTCGCCCGCGGCTCCGGCAAGGCCTGCGTCGATCGGCTGGTGGCCCACGCCGGCTCGGTGGCCCTGGCCACCCGCTTCACCTCGCCCGCCCGGCCGAAGCTGGAGGGGCTCATCCTGGTGATGCCCGAGCCGGCCCGCATCACCCGGCTGCTGGCGCACCTCGACCTGCGCTGA
- a CDS encoding chemotaxis protein CheA, producing the protein MPLDLSRYLSLFVAEAGDHLDGFSRGLVALEQLVRDGAPPHQVKPQVDALFRHAHSVKGMSASMQLGGVAGLAHRAEDLVDLYRAEPSRVEAAGIDLLLAAGDALAELVDLASRGEPAEPDLALVVRLSDAVRRVKDGRDLATGELTVRSGAEPTVRADPPSPVRAERSAGTAGAESRHAPPGGAPLDSPSGAGPVVIEAEQPAETETATPYSTPTPTATPTPRPPTDPPAPRPPTPTPASTETPAPVPPPPAPDPAGLAGASPRRRVLVEVEVAAACPVPAVRAFLVVKKLGALGLVARTAPSVDELKAGRLPGRRLSVHLDTSEPLDRLTRALAQISDLGHVALREADEAPAPPVAPPAATSPTGAPPAEPSRTVRVRTEILDGFVDAVGELLLATARIREVGRALPEVHRPPLDEGVDRLHAIVKDLHDKVMAVRMTPLATVTERLPRAARDVARRLGRQVEVEIRGAEIELDRAILEELADPLLHVLRNAVDHGIEAPHLRLLAGKPATGHITVTARRDRDRVVLEIADDGKGMSAGRLREAAVARGALGAAQAAALTDKEALLLACLPGVSTAEQVTDVSGRGVGLDAVKRTVEAVGGTVELESAPGVGTRLVLRLPLTVAVQPVLLVGVGDEILGLPISKVHGAAHVAFASLDRSRGAPILPYDGELVPVHDLAALLGFPSDGRDDRAVVVAEGADGRIGLVVDALLGQQEAVLKPLGSPLSGVAGLSAVTVLGTGRPVFILDVPRLLAA; encoded by the coding sequence GTGCCCCTCGACCTCTCCCGCTACCTCTCGCTGTTCGTCGCCGAGGCCGGCGACCACCTCGACGGCTTCTCGCGCGGCCTGGTGGCGCTGGAGCAGCTGGTGCGCGACGGCGCGCCGCCCCACCAGGTGAAGCCGCAGGTGGACGCGCTCTTCCGCCACGCCCACAGCGTGAAGGGGATGAGCGCCTCGATGCAGCTCGGCGGGGTGGCCGGCCTGGCCCACCGCGCCGAGGACCTGGTGGACCTCTACCGGGCCGAGCCGTCGCGGGTGGAGGCGGCCGGCATCGACCTCCTGCTGGCCGCCGGCGACGCCCTGGCCGAGCTGGTGGACCTGGCCTCGCGCGGCGAGCCGGCCGAGCCCGACCTGGCGCTGGTGGTGCGCCTCTCCGACGCGGTCCGCCGGGTCAAGGACGGCCGCGACCTGGCCACCGGGGAGCTCACCGTTCGATCCGGCGCGGAGCCCACCGTTCGCGCCGATCCTCCTTCTCCCGTTCGTGCCGAGCGCAGCGCCGGCACCGCCGGCGCGGAGTCGAGGCACGCCCCACCGGGAGGGGCGCCCCTCGACTCCCCGAGCGGCGCCGGGCCCGTGGTGATCGAGGCCGAGCAGCCGGCCGAGACCGAGACCGCGACCCCGTACTCGACCCCGACCCCGACCGCGACCCCGACCCCGCGACCCCCCACCGACCCCCCCGCCCCCCGACCCCCGACCCCGACCCCGGCGTCCACCGAGACACCAGCTCCGGTCCCGCCGCCTCCCGCCCCCGACCCCGCCGGCCTGGCGGGCGCCAGCCCCAGGCGCCGGGTCCTCGTCGAGGTGGAGGTGGCCGCGGCCTGCCCGGTGCCGGCGGTGCGCGCCTTCCTGGTGGTGAAGAAGCTCGGCGCCCTGGGCCTGGTGGCCCGCACCGCCCCCAGCGTGGACGAGCTCAAGGCCGGCCGCCTGCCCGGCCGCCGGCTCTCGGTGCACCTCGACACCAGCGAGCCCCTCGACCGGCTCACCCGCGCCCTGGCGCAGATCTCCGACCTGGGCCACGTGGCGCTGCGCGAGGCCGACGAGGCCCCGGCCCCGCCGGTGGCCCCGCCCGCCGCCACCTCGCCCACCGGCGCCCCTCCGGCCGAGCCCAGCCGCACCGTACGGGTCCGCACCGAGATCCTGGACGGCTTCGTGGACGCGGTGGGCGAGCTGCTCCTGGCCACCGCCCGCATCCGCGAGGTGGGACGCGCCCTGCCGGAGGTGCACCGCCCGCCGCTCGACGAGGGGGTGGACCGCCTCCACGCCATCGTCAAGGACCTGCACGACAAGGTGATGGCGGTGCGCATGACCCCCCTGGCCACCGTCACCGAGCGGCTGCCGCGGGCGGCGCGCGACGTGGCCCGCCGGCTCGGCCGCCAGGTCGAGGTGGAGATCCGCGGCGCCGAGATCGAGCTCGACCGCGCCATCCTGGAGGAGCTGGCCGATCCGCTGCTGCACGTGCTGCGCAACGCGGTGGACCACGGCATCGAGGCGCCCCACCTGCGCCTGCTGGCCGGCAAGCCGGCCACCGGCCACATCACCGTGACGGCCCGGCGCGACCGCGACCGGGTGGTGCTGGAGATCGCCGACGACGGCAAGGGCATGTCGGCGGGCCGGCTGCGCGAGGCGGCGGTGGCCCGCGGCGCCCTGGGCGCGGCCCAGGCGGCCGCCCTCACCGACAAGGAGGCCCTGCTGCTGGCCTGCCTGCCGGGGGTCTCCACCGCCGAGCAGGTCACCGACGTCTCCGGCCGCGGCGTGGGGCTCGACGCGGTCAAGCGCACCGTGGAGGCGGTGGGCGGCACCGTCGAGCTGGAGAGCGCGCCCGGCGTCGGCACCCGCCTGGTGCTGCGCCTGCCGCTCACGGTGGCGGTGCAGCCGGTGCTGCTGGTGGGCGTGGGCGACGAGATCCTCGGGCTGCCCATCTCCAAGGTCCACGGCGCGGCCCACGTGGCCTTCGCCTCGCTCGACCGCAGCCGCGGCGCCCCCATCCTCCCCTACGACGGCGAGCTGGTGCCGGTGCACGACCTGGCGGCGCTGCTCGGCTTCCCCTCGGACGGGCGGGACGACCGCGCGGTGGTGGTGGCCGAGGGGGCCGACGGCCGCATCGGCCTGGTGGTGGACGCCCTGCTCGGCCAGCAGGAGGCGGTCCTCAAGCCCCTCGGGTCGCCGCTCAGCGGGGTGGCCGGCCTGTCCGCCGTCACCGTGCTCGGCACCGGGCGGCCGGTCTTCATCCTCGACGTCCCCCGGCTGCTGGCCGCGTGA
- a CDS encoding response regulator has translation MAKRVLIVDDAIFMRNMIKDIFAGSGFEVVGEAANGLEAVEKYKELKPDLTTMDIVMPFKSGIEATREIIKHDGRAVVVMCSALGQESLVMEAIEAGASDFIVKPFKSEDVLSVVKKVLGDA, from the coding sequence ATGGCGAAGCGAGTCCTGATCGTCGACGACGCGATCTTCATGCGGAACATGATCAAGGACATCTTCGCCGGCTCGGGCTTCGAGGTGGTCGGAGAGGCCGCCAACGGGCTGGAGGCGGTGGAGAAGTACAAGGAGCTCAAGCCCGACCTCACCACCATGGACATCGTGATGCCCTTCAAGAGCGGCATCGAGGCCACCCGCGAGATCATCAAGCACGACGGGCGGGCGGTGGTGGTGATGTGCAGCGCGCTGGGCCAGGAGTCGCTGGTGATGGAGGCCATCGAGGCCGGGGCCAGCGACTTCATCGTCAAGCCGTTCAAGTCCGAGGACGTCCTCTCGGTGGTCAAGAAGGTCCTGGGCGACGCCTAG
- a CDS encoding chemotaxis protein CheW: MADRHVLFRVARERYALPLEAVREVVLPQPPFALVPRSGGAVRGVMNLRGRVVAVVDLAELMGLEPRALMAGAGQVVILERDKRALGLLIGGVLGVEALPSCEPAPPPGAAGPGSAPPDGRPAGAAPPLDPRSSVVRGVATASMGAVTLLDPAALAAAAAAIFGVR; the protein is encoded by the coding sequence GTGGCAGACCGACACGTCCTCTTCCGGGTGGCGCGCGAGCGCTACGCGCTGCCGCTCGAGGCGGTGCGCGAGGTGGTGCTGCCGCAGCCGCCCTTCGCGCTGGTGCCGCGCTCCGGCGGGGCGGTGCGCGGCGTGATGAACCTGCGCGGCCGGGTGGTGGCGGTGGTGGACCTGGCCGAGCTCATGGGGCTCGAGCCCAGGGCGCTCATGGCCGGGGCGGGGCAGGTGGTCATCCTGGAGCGCGACAAGCGCGCCCTCGGCCTGCTCATCGGCGGGGTGCTCGGGGTGGAGGCGCTGCCCAGCTGCGAGCCGGCGCCGCCGCCGGGGGCCGCCGGCCCGGGCAGCGCGCCGCCGGACGGCCGGCCGGCCGGCGCCGCGCCACCCCTGGACCCGCGCTCGAGCGTGGTCCGCGGGGTGGCCACCGCCTCCATGGGCGCCGTCACCCTCCTCGACCCCGCCGCCCTGGCGGCGGCCGCGGCGGCCATCTTCGGGGTCCGGTGA
- a CDS encoding methyl-accepting chemotaxis protein, with protein MARSRDDRLSTRPSARWQDAPHLVAVRGRAAETPLRPPPEAAGLTASLQVKLLVSYLVVGLVLVFAFPFTNRLLPEAPWAAGALVLLLTLVLGQILTVGIVRTARVGRLKESAVEISRGDLSRTVLSEGTRTFQDEIDELTGAIRTMQENLRDLVSRIQRTAQSVADSANDLQASAEEVNASTDEVASSMEKIAEGAGQQSELVERTSKVIGEIAASIERTAKSAEEAARASAETSASAAGGGEAARLAGEKVKKVFARIEAASEQVFAFGERTKEISKIVEVITSVANQTNLLALNATIEAARAGEYGRGFAVVAEEVRKLAESSGRSAEQISDLASDISGRAAKVVETMKESVSELGEGREDLNAIIRTLAGIAQNVRTGADKVEVISGAARDQLKGSADMVTAMDHISEVASSNAGATEQVRKVIAEQTAAVAQMASAAQELTNLSVELQTVVSRFRLG; from the coding sequence GTGGCGCGATCCCGTGACGACCGACTGTCCACCCGCCCGTCGGCGCGCTGGCAGGACGCGCCGCACCTGGTGGCGGTGCGCGGCCGCGCCGCCGAGACCCCGCTGCGCCCGCCGCCCGAGGCCGCCGGCCTGACCGCCTCGCTGCAGGTCAAGCTGCTGGTGAGCTACCTGGTGGTGGGCCTGGTGCTGGTCTTCGCCTTCCCCTTCACCAACCGGCTCCTGCCCGAGGCCCCCTGGGCCGCCGGCGCGCTGGTGCTGCTCCTCACCCTGGTGCTGGGCCAGATCCTCACGGTGGGCATCGTCCGCACCGCCCGCGTCGGCCGCCTCAAGGAGTCGGCGGTGGAGATCAGCCGCGGCGACCTCTCGCGCACCGTCCTCTCCGAGGGGACCCGCACCTTCCAGGACGAGATCGACGAGCTGACCGGCGCCATCCGCACCATGCAGGAGAACCTGCGCGACCTGGTCTCCCGCATCCAGCGCACCGCCCAGTCGGTGGCCGACAGCGCCAACGACCTGCAGGCCTCCGCCGAGGAGGTCAACGCCTCCACCGACGAGGTGGCCTCCTCCATGGAGAAGATCGCCGAGGGCGCCGGCCAGCAGTCCGAGCTGGTGGAGCGCACCTCCAAGGTCATCGGCGAGATCGCCGCCTCCATCGAGCGCACCGCCAAGAGCGCCGAGGAGGCCGCCCGCGCCTCGGCCGAGACCTCGGCCTCGGCCGCCGGCGGCGGCGAGGCGGCCCGGCTGGCCGGCGAGAAGGTCAAGAAGGTCTTCGCCCGCATCGAGGCCGCCTCCGAGCAGGTCTTCGCCTTCGGCGAGCGCACCAAGGAGATCTCCAAGATCGTCGAGGTCATCACCTCGGTGGCCAACCAGACCAACCTGCTGGCGCTGAACGCCACCATCGAGGCGGCCCGCGCCGGCGAGTACGGCCGCGGCTTCGCGGTGGTGGCCGAGGAGGTGCGCAAGCTGGCCGAGAGCTCGGGCCGCTCCGCCGAGCAGATCTCCGACCTGGCCTCCGACATCTCCGGCCGCGCCGCCAAGGTGGTCGAGACCATGAAGGAGTCGGTCTCCGAGCTGGGCGAGGGGCGCGAGGACCTGAACGCCATCATCCGCACCCTGGCCGGCATCGCCCAGAACGTCCGCACCGGCGCCGACAAGGTGGAGGTCATCTCGGGGGCGGCCCGCGACCAGCTCAAGGGCTCGGCCGACATGGTCACCGCCATGGACCACATCTCCGAGGTGGCCAGCTCCAACGCCGGGGCCACCGAGCAGGTGCGCAAGGTGATCGCCGAGCAGACCGCCGCCGTGGCGCAGATGGCCAGCGCCGCCCAGGAGCTCACCAACCTCTCGGTCGAGCTGCAGACCGTGGTCTCGCGCTTCCGGCTCGGCTAG
- the thiL gene encoding thiamine-phosphate kinase codes for MGRARPPPQGEFDLIAAFTRALPLAGEGVLLGPGDDAALLAAPPGEELVATVDAVEEGVHFDARFTPGDIGWKALAVNLSDLAAMGARPLWALVALGVPRGTRPARLAGVARGLGACARRFGVVVVGGNVTRAAGLSLTVTVVGAAPAGRALRRAGARAGDAVLVSGSLGEASLGLEPGAAPALRRRQRRPVPRLGLGRALAPFASAAIDVSDGLVQDLGHLCQASGVGASLRLAELPLSAAYRRATAGRPDPWAAALSGGEDYELCLTVPVRRVPAALAAARAEGTPLAVIGTVTRARGVQVARPGGGHHPVTRGHDHLAAVRRLVRR; via the coding sequence GTGGGCCGGGCACGTCCACCGCCGCAGGGCGAGTTCGACCTCATCGCCGCCTTCACCCGCGCCCTGCCGCTCGCCGGCGAGGGGGTGCTGCTCGGGCCGGGCGACGACGCCGCCCTGCTGGCGGCGCCGCCCGGCGAGGAGCTGGTGGCCACGGTGGACGCGGTGGAGGAGGGGGTCCACTTCGACGCCCGCTTCACCCCGGGTGACATCGGCTGGAAGGCCCTGGCGGTCAACCTCTCCGACCTGGCCGCCATGGGCGCCCGGCCGCTCTGGGCGCTGGTGGCGCTGGGGGTGCCGCGCGGCACCCGCCCGGCCCGCCTGGCCGGGGTGGCGCGCGGCCTGGGCGCCTGCGCCCGCCGCTTCGGCGTCGTGGTGGTGGGCGGCAACGTCACCCGCGCCGCCGGCCTCTCGCTCACCGTCACGGTGGTGGGCGCGGCGCCGGCCGGCCGGGCGCTGCGGCGCGCCGGCGCCAGGGCGGGCGACGCGGTGCTGGTGTCCGGCAGCCTGGGCGAGGCGTCGCTGGGGCTGGAGCCCGGCGCCGCGCCGGCGCTGCGGCGCCGCCAGCGCCGCCCGGTGCCGCGCCTCGGGCTGGGCCGCGCCCTGGCCCCCTTCGCCAGCGCCGCCATCGACGTCTCCGACGGCCTGGTCCAGGACCTGGGCCACCTCTGCCAGGCCTCCGGGGTGGGGGCCTCGCTCCGGCTGGCCGAGCTGCCGCTCTCGGCCGCCTACCGCCGCGCCACCGCCGGCCGCCCCGATCCCTGGGCGGCGGCCCTCTCCGGCGGCGAGGACTACGAGCTGTGCCTCACCGTGCCGGTGCGCCGGGTGCCGGCGGCGCTGGCCGCGGCCCGCGCCGAGGGGACCCCGCTCGCGGTGATCGGCACCGTCACCCGCGCCCGCGGCGTGCAGGTGGCCCGCCCCGGCGGCGGCCACCACCCGGTGACCCGCGGCCACGACCACCTGGCGGCGGTGCGGCGGCTGGTCCGGCGCTGA
- a CDS encoding PocR ligand-binding domain-containing protein, translating into MSLAPSFLQQRLALGDLLDLRAFSDVCQSFAELYRVGLKVFDEAGNKLVDVRIGNADFCGYIWTKASGREQCVATVGRVKSDPIPEVAAATTLPCFSGCRYVVQPVLYEGDALGRVVFGPFVPEELAALPDTLTSISPDFDVALATGYVQKIRRVPQGTAEKILKHFMDLVDVMVFTGHKNLIAAKLHIEAVQESYRELQEKNRQLEESFAKLKELDRLKSNFLATMSHELRTPLTSVIGYSEMMLEGLGGPLTAEQREYLGIIMEKGENLLQLITSILDISKIEAGRVRLVLSEVDVPQLLKDAVATVLPLARKKSLKVACEPGGVPRLQGDREKLRQCLVNLCSNAVKFTQAGGTLVVSAEPLPGDRVALKVTDTGIGISEEHLPRLFDVFYQVDGSTTREYGGAGLGLAIVKSFAEAHGGEITVTSRPGAGSTFALVLPIRPRLEPSVTPIMPAAPVG; encoded by the coding sequence ATGAGCCTGGCGCCCTCCTTCCTGCAGCAGCGCCTGGCGCTCGGGGACCTGCTCGACCTGCGGGCCTTCTCCGACGTCTGCCAGTCGTTCGCCGAGCTCTACCGCGTGGGGCTCAAGGTCTTCGACGAGGCCGGCAACAAGCTGGTGGACGTCCGCATCGGCAACGCCGACTTCTGCGGCTACATCTGGACCAAGGCCAGCGGGCGCGAGCAGTGCGTCGCCACGGTGGGCCGGGTCAAGAGCGATCCCATCCCCGAGGTGGCCGCGGCCACCACGCTCCCCTGCTTCTCGGGGTGCCGCTACGTGGTGCAGCCGGTGCTCTACGAGGGCGACGCGCTCGGCCGGGTGGTCTTCGGGCCCTTCGTGCCCGAGGAGCTGGCCGCGCTGCCCGACACCCTGACCTCCATCTCGCCCGACTTCGACGTGGCCCTGGCCACCGGCTACGTGCAGAAGATCCGGCGCGTGCCGCAGGGCACCGCCGAGAAGATCCTGAAGCACTTCATGGATCTGGTGGACGTGATGGTCTTCACGGGCCACAAGAACCTCATCGCGGCCAAGCTGCACATCGAGGCCGTGCAGGAGAGCTACCGCGAGCTGCAGGAGAAGAACCGGCAGCTGGAGGAGAGCTTCGCCAAGCTCAAGGAGCTGGACCGCCTCAAGTCCAACTTCCTGGCCACCATGAGCCACGAGCTGCGCACCCCGCTCACCAGCGTCATCGGCTACTCCGAGATGATGCTGGAGGGGCTGGGCGGCCCGCTCACCGCCGAGCAGCGCGAGTACCTCGGCATCATCATGGAGAAGGGCGAGAACCTGCTGCAGCTCATCACCTCCATCCTCGACATCTCCAAGATCGAGGCGGGCCGGGTGCGGCTGGTGCTCTCCGAGGTGGACGTGCCGCAGCTCCTCAAGGACGCGGTGGCCACCGTGCTGCCGCTGGCCCGCAAGAAGAGCCTCAAGGTGGCCTGCGAGCCGGGCGGCGTGCCGCGCCTGCAGGGCGACCGCGAGAAGCTGCGCCAGTGCCTGGTGAACCTCTGCTCCAACGCCGTCAAGTTCACCCAGGCCGGCGGCACCCTGGTGGTCTCGGCCGAGCCGCTGCCGGGCGACCGGGTGGCGCTCAAGGTGACCGACACCGGCATCGGCATCTCCGAGGAGCACCTGCCGCGCCTCTTCGACGTCTTCTACCAGGTGGACGGCTCCACCACCCGCGAGTACGGCGGGGCCGGCCTGGGCCTGGCCATCGTCAAGAGCTTCGCCGAGGCGCACGGCGGCGAGATCACCGTGACCTCCCGCCCCGGGGCCGGCTCCACCTTCGCGCTGGTGCTGCCCATCCGGCCGCGCCTCGAGCCGTCGGTCACGCCCATCATGCCCGCCGCGCCGGTGGGCTAG
- a CDS encoding MglA protein has product MVQINNDAREIAVKVVYYGPALSGKTTNLQALYQKIEPTVRGRLMTLDTKDDRTLFFDMMPVFFRTAAGVKVKLKLYTVPGQVIHESTRRIVLQGTDAIAFVADSRRSEAASTLAYWNNMLRNLEANGLDPKTLPLVIQLNKRDLPDARGEDDLGDLRTSLKPPVVPAVAIRGEGVVETLWTLLSLCYRSLDGSLGLASRWHVTEEEFLARIFDHVDKRGTRFAQEAQGR; this is encoded by the coding sequence ATGGTCCAGATCAACAACGATGCGCGCGAGATCGCGGTCAAGGTCGTCTATTACGGCCCCGCTCTGAGCGGCAAGACGACGAACCTCCAGGCGCTCTACCAGAAGATCGAGCCGACGGTGCGCGGGCGCCTCATGACCCTCGACACCAAGGACGATCGCACCCTGTTCTTCGACATGATGCCCGTCTTCTTCAGGACGGCGGCGGGCGTCAAGGTCAAGCTCAAGCTCTACACGGTGCCCGGGCAGGTGATCCACGAGTCGACCCGGCGCATCGTGCTGCAGGGCACCGACGCCATCGCCTTCGTGGCCGACAGCCGGCGCTCCGAGGCCGCCTCCACGCTGGCCTACTGGAACAACATGCTGCGCAACCTGGAGGCCAACGGGCTCGACCCCAAGACGCTGCCCCTGGTCATCCAGCTCAACAAGCGCGACCTGCCCGACGCCCGCGGCGAGGACGACCTGGGCGACCTGCGCACCTCCCTGAAGCCGCCGGTGGTGCCGGCCGTGGCCATCCGCGGCGAGGGCGTGGTGGAGACCCTCTGGACCCTGCTGTCGCTCTGCTACCGCTCGCTCGACGGCAGCCTGGGGCTGGCCAGCCGCTGGCACGTCACCGAGGAGGAGTTCCTGGCGCGCATCTTCGATCACGTCGACAAGCGGGGCACCCGCTTCGCCCAGGAGGCCCAGGGGAGATGA
- a CDS encoding PAS domain S-box protein: protein MDRPVQQPADDLPEAEIAERLHWLLRLRWLIVPVFVAVDLANDLLTHRRAPWTSLYIGAVLLLANAVYAWLLARKVDLRAMVRWTRFESALVVAVPVVVMVLHGEPDSAVRYGVLVGVVGAAVVLPRTGEVAVVGMWAVAALMVADAVGMGFDPARIDQRVVARWAWDTGIIVTVALIAGYLHSSRDWASQRLRTASEGLERARAEWEATFDSINELVFVTDREGRVLRVNRAFAKVLGARPHELAGRRVSDLLAGHPDRWWTLPGDGIVEIEDPVFDTLFEVTSTRLGDRVVQVARDVGEQRRLYARLVQADKLAAVGVLASGVAHEINNPTAFVTSNLTELRRYVATFEAALGEGPEPGEAAQAGASPGRLLAGTARGELAFARREAQKAITESLTGMERIRQIVNNLRSLARRDQAGEPAALVELGELVQLVVRTAASDLKHASARVDLQGPVWVSGHRGELVDVLLNLVVNAVQAREPGRPNRISIELLRDGPQAVVQVADTGKGIAQAHMKRLFEPFFTTKAPGEGTGLGLNLARKIVLSHGGAIEVASELGVGSTFTVRLPAVDLDTRSRLGDDEEEPELLGVSVGGLPLDS from the coding sequence ATGGACCGCCCGGTCCAGCAGCCAGCCGACGACCTGCCGGAGGCGGAGATCGCCGAGCGGCTGCACTGGCTGCTGCGCCTGCGCTGGCTGATCGTGCCGGTCTTCGTGGCGGTGGACCTCGCCAACGACCTCCTGACCCACCGCCGCGCCCCCTGGACCTCGCTCTACATCGGCGCGGTGCTGCTGCTGGCCAACGCCGTCTACGCCTGGCTGCTGGCGCGCAAGGTGGACCTGCGGGCCATGGTGCGCTGGACGCGCTTCGAGTCGGCGCTGGTGGTGGCGGTGCCGGTGGTGGTGATGGTGCTGCACGGCGAGCCGGACAGCGCGGTGCGCTACGGCGTGCTGGTGGGCGTGGTGGGCGCCGCGGTGGTGCTGCCGCGCACCGGCGAGGTGGCGGTGGTGGGGATGTGGGCGGTGGCGGCCCTGATGGTGGCCGACGCCGTGGGCATGGGCTTCGACCCGGCCCGCATCGACCAGCGGGTGGTGGCCCGCTGGGCCTGGGACACCGGCATCATCGTCACCGTGGCGCTGATCGCCGGCTACCTGCACTCCAGCCGCGACTGGGCCTCGCAGCGCCTGCGCACCGCCTCGGAGGGGCTGGAGCGGGCCCGGGCCGAGTGGGAGGCCACCTTCGACTCCATCAACGAGCTGGTCTTCGTGACCGACCGGGAGGGGCGGGTGCTGCGCGTCAACCGGGCCTTCGCCAAGGTGCTGGGGGCCCGGCCGCACGAGCTGGCCGGGCGGCGCGTCTCCGACCTGCTGGCCGGCCACCCGGACCGCTGGTGGACGCTGCCGGGCGACGGCATCGTGGAGATCGAGGACCCGGTCTTCGACACGCTCTTCGAGGTCACCTCCACCCGGCTGGGCGACCGGGTGGTGCAGGTGGCGCGCGACGTGGGCGAGCAGCGGCGCCTCTACGCCCGGCTGGTGCAGGCCGACAAGCTGGCGGCGGTGGGGGTGCTGGCCTCCGGCGTGGCCCACGAGATCAACAACCCGACCGCCTTCGTCACCTCCAACCTGACCGAGCTGCGGCGCTACGTGGCCACCTTCGAGGCGGCCCTGGGCGAGGGCCCGGAGCCCGGCGAGGCGGCGCAGGCGGGCGCCTCCCCGGGGCGGCTGCTGGCCGGCACGGCGCGCGGCGAGCTGGCCTTCGCCCGGCGCGAGGCGCAGAAGGCCATCACCGAGAGCCTGACGGGCATGGAGCGCATCCGGCAGATCGTCAACAACCTGCGCTCGCTGGCGCGGCGCGACCAGGCCGGCGAGCCGGCCGCGCTGGTGGAGCTGGGGGAGCTGGTGCAGCTGGTGGTGCGCACCGCGGCCTCGGACCTGAAGCACGCCTCGGCGCGGGTGGACCTGCAGGGGCCGGTGTGGGTCTCGGGCCACCGCGGCGAGCTGGTGGACGTGCTGCTCAACCTGGTGGTGAACGCCGTGCAGGCGCGCGAGCCGGGCCGGCCGAACCGCATCTCCATCGAGCTCCTGCGCGACGGGCCGCAGGCGGTGGTGCAGGTGGCCGACACCGGCAAGGGGATCGCGCAGGCGCACATGAAGCGGCTCTTCGAGCCCTTCTTCACCACCAAGGCGCCGGGCGAGGGCACCGGGCTGGGGCTCAACCTGGCGCGCAAGATCGTGCTGTCCCACGGCGGCGCCATCGAGGTGGCCAGCGAGCTGGGGGTGGGCTCGACCTTCACGGTGCGGCTGCCGGCGGTGGACCTGGACACCCGCAGCCGGCTGGGCGACGACGAGGAGGAGCCCGAGCTGCTGGGCGTCTCGGTGGGTGGGCTGCCGCTGGACTCGTAG